The following are from one region of the Chromatiales bacterium genome:
- a CDS encoding transposase, which yields MPRRPRITLPGVPMHIIQRGNNRDACFFADDDYQFYLEWLRRCAGETGCEVHVYVLMTNHVHLLLTPRESDSAGDLMKRLGQRYVHHVNRTYRRSGTLWEGRYKSCLTQEEDYVLGCHRYIELNPVRARMTEHPAEYRWSSYRANAQSESNTLLTPHPLYVSLGTSGESRCASYRELFRRELDPGMVDEIRQATNGNYALGTTKFQAQVERALGRRAARGVSGRPRKSRSDDADLDLFS from the coding sequence ATGCCAAGAAGGCCTCGGATCACCCTCCCCGGCGTACCCATGCACATCATCCAGCGCGGCAACAATCGCGACGCCTGCTTCTTCGCCGATGACGACTACCAGTTCTACCTGGAGTGGCTTCGCAGATGCGCGGGCGAGACGGGCTGCGAGGTCCACGTCTATGTCCTGATGACCAATCACGTCCACTTGCTGCTGACACCGAGGGAGTCCGATTCAGCAGGTGACCTAATGAAGCGCCTGGGCCAGCGCTACGTCCATCACGTCAATCGCACCTATCGACGCAGCGGCACCCTGTGGGAGGGGCGATACAAGTCGTGCCTGACCCAGGAGGAGGACTACGTGCTGGGTTGTCACCGCTACATCGAGCTCAACCCGGTGCGTGCGAGGATGACTGAACATCCAGCGGAGTACCGCTGGTCTAGCTACCGGGCGAACGCGCAGTCGGAAAGCAACACGCTGCTGACGCCTCATCCGTTGTACGTTTCGCTCGGCACCAGCGGAGAGTCCCGTTGCGCGAGCTATCGCGAACTGTTCAGGCGCGAACTGGATCCCGGGATGGTCGATGAAATCCGCCAGGCCACCAATGGCAATTACGCGTTAGGCACCACAAAATTCCAGGCTCAAGTGGAGCGAGCATTGGGGAGACGCGCTGCCAGAGGTGTCTCCGGACGCCCTCGTAAGAGCCGATCAGACGATGCGGACCTCGACCTGTTCTCGTAG